A single window of Venturia canescens isolate UGA chromosome 3, ASM1945775v1, whole genome shotgun sequence DNA harbors:
- the LOC122407823 gene encoding NADH dehydrogenase [ubiquinone] 1 beta subcomplex subunit 2, mitochondrial-like, with protein MLLSRAVPLFRKARQKFSAKKSVGNVLQRSSHGGGYFYREIPDPPKVDIIFAEIFGGIMWWWILWNCWHDFGHIVGEYDYPDPAKWTDEELGIPPED; from the exons ATGTTACTATCACGAGCTGTTCCGCTATTCAGAAAAGCCCGACAGAAGTTTTCGGCAAAAAAATCCGTAGGAAATGTACTACAACGTTCCAGTCACGGTGGTGG ATATTTCTATCGTGAAATTCCGGATCCACCCAAGGTAGATATTATCTTCGCTGAGATCTTTGGGGGCATAATGTGGTGGTGGatattatggaattgttggcACGATTTCGGTCACATTGTT GGTGAGTACGATTATCCAGATCCAGCAAAATGGACTGACGAAGAATTGGGAATTCCTCCTGAAGATTGA
- the muc gene encoding dihydrolipoyllysine-residue acetyltransferase component of pyruvate dehydrogenase complex, mitochondrial — MLRTTTTNLRYELARLTIRNSTRINTVRCMTQCLHRKLLQRYRSQLTKHQQTTSAPWMQQLRYYSDYPDHVKVTLPALSPTMETGTIISWQKKEGDKLNEGDLLAEIETDKATMGFETPEEGYLAKIIIPAGTKNVGIGQLVCIIVESEASVPAFMNFKDTAMSAAPAKSAVSATPAPPDTLLSPPVASSPVINSAGKSVFASPLAKKLAVEQGLNLQGLAGSGLFASITSKDLTSASAASPGPGSPVSTSSIDFLGRQDITVSSIRAVIAKRLSESKQTIPHYYLTVDIKMDAALAMRAQFNKMLEKDKVKLSVNDIIIKGMAMACKKVPEGNSAWLGDVIRQYDHVDVSVAVSTDNGLITPIIFAANTKGIVEISKDVKELAARAREGKLQPQEFQGGTITVSNLGMFGIKSFSAIINPPQSIILAVGGTETRLIPADNEKGFTTAQFMTVTASLDHRTIDGAVGAQWLASFKNLLENPTTMLL, encoded by the exons ATGTTAAGAACGACAACAACGAATCTTCGCTATGAGTTGGCTCGATTGACAATACGTAATTCCACTCGGATTAACACCGTTCGATGCATGACACAATGTCTTCACAGAAAATTATTACAGAG GTATCGGAGTCAATTAACCAAACACCAACAAACAACCTCTGCTCCATGGATGCAACAACTGAGATATTATTCGGATTATCCCGATCATGTAAAAGTTACTCTCCCTGCTCTATCTCCGACTATGGAAACTGGCACAATCATCAGTTGGCAGAAAAAAGAAG GTGACAAACTCAATGAGGGTGATCTTCTGGCTGAAATAGAAACGGACAAGGCAACAATGGGTTTTGAGACGCCAGAAGAAGGTTACTTGGCAAAGATAATCATTCCAGCGGGTACAAAAAATGTTGGGATCGGTCAGCTAGTCTGTATAATAGTAGAAAGTGAAGCCAGTGTGCCTGCGTTCATGAATTTCAAGGATACGGCTATGTCAGCAGCTCCAGCGAAATCGGCAGTTTCAGCAACGCCTGCACCCCCTGATACACTTCTAAGTCCACCAGTAGCCTCGTCCCCGGTCATAAATTCGGCTGGAAAAAGTGTTTTTGCAAGTCCACTTGCGAAAAAACTTGCAGTGGAACAGGGTCTGAATTTGCAAGGTCTTGCAGGTTCTGGTCTTTTTGCTTCTATTACATCCAAAGATCTGACCAGTGCCTCTGCAGCTTCTCCTGGCCCTGGCAGTCCTGTTTCAACATCGTCCATTGATTTTTTGGGCAGGCAGGACATTACTGTTTCTTCTATTCGCGCCGTTATCGCTAAACGTCTGAGCGAAAGCAAACAAACGATTCCTCACTATTATCTCACTGTCGATATCAAAATGGATGCCGCACTTGCTATGAGAGCACAATTCAACAAAATGCTAGAAAAGGACAAAGTTAAACTCAGCGTCaatgatattattattaaaggAATGGCAATGGCGTGCAAAAAAGTTCCTGAGGGTAATAGCGCTTGGCTCGGTGATGTAATTAGACA ATACGACCACGTGGATGTGAGCGTTGCCGTTAGCACAGACAATGGTTTAATAACGCCTATTATCTTTGCCGCAAATACTAAAGGAATAGTCGAAATAAGCAAAGATGTAAAAGAATTGGCAGCACGAGCAAGAGAAGGAAAACTCCAACCACAAGAGTTTCAGGGTGGAACGATAACAGTCTCAAACTTGGGAATGTTCGGTATTAAGAGTTTTTCAGCGATCATCAATCCACCTCAATCAATTATTCTCGCTGTTGGTGGAACTGAGACAAGGCTGATACCGGCCGACAATGAAAAAGG ATTCACCACTGCCCAATTTATGACCGTTACAGCGAGCTTAGATCATCGTACCATCGATGGTGCCGTCGGAGCACAGTGGCTCGCATCATTTAAAAATCTTCTTGAAAACCCGACGACAATGTTATTATAA
- the LOC122407596 gene encoding uncharacterized protein encodes MYRCVYCFVPVALSWAPSHLCLKNFNFLHVDEYSLVTGHEAPHNNNEEAVCVSAELQVDKHWTTVVTYMEMNTDILTDQTVDGPFNRSCAKETIKGWVSKTVSKYAVLKRATVRISLTEMDLIFSDPEKRLLHLIGLIPEYVMSMPE; translated from the exons atgTATCGTTGTGTTTATTGTTTCGTCCCGGTGGCCTTATCATGGGCCCCAAGCCATCTCTgtctaaaaaatttcaactttcttCACGTGGACGAATACAGCTTGGTAACCGGTCATGAAG CTCCGCATAACAACAATGAAGAGGCGGTCTGCGTAAGTGCTGAGCTTCAGGTCGATAAACATTGGACCACAGTTGTTACGTATATGGAAATGAACACAGACATTCTAACTGACCAGACGGTTGATGGACCCTTCAACAGATCTTGTGCAAAAGAA aCAATCAAAGGATGGGTGTCAAAGACTGTATCGAAGTATGCAGTTTTGAAAAGAGCAACAGTACGAATTTCATTGACAGAAATGGATCTTATCTTCTCTGACCCCGAGAAACGCTTACTACACTTAATAGGGCTTATCCCAGAATATGTAATGTCAATGCCGGAATGA